One Phaseolus vulgaris cultivar G19833 chromosome 4, P. vulgaris v2.0, whole genome shotgun sequence DNA window includes the following coding sequences:
- the LOC137837911 gene encoding U-box domain-containing protein 21-like, giving the protein MVLGWRRRKGNSKQSRGGKPVMEVVVPNHFRCPISLDLMKDPVTLSTGITYDRENVERWFEEGNITCPVTNQVVRNFDMIPNHSLRIMVQDWCVENRQHGVERIPTPRIPISPIEVAELLMQVKDSARVLDQYGCLELLQRMKKWGGESERNKRCIVDNGAPVALASSFDAFANDSVERNVVVLEEILSALNWMFPLQLEAHKSLGSLASLSCMVWFLKHQDLSGKEKSIVALKELLSFGDVQHVEALSQIEGVNELLVELINKRVSSTITKASLRVVWYLVSSSSNSSEKMKLAFVELGLVSSLLDILIDSDKSRYEKALAILDSLCSCEEGRNKACGNDLTIPLLVKKILRISPLTTDYSVSALWKVCKFGEKDEGRTLLEALQVGAFQKLLLVLQVGCGDETKEKATELLKLMNPYRAELECIDSDYKNVKRSF; this is encoded by the coding sequence ATGGTGTTGGGATGGAGAAGGAGGAAGGGAAACAGCAAGCAGAGCAGAGGTGGGAAACCCGTGATGGAGGTGGTGGTTCCCAACCACTTCAGGTGTCCAATTTCTCTTGACTTGATGAAGGATCCTGTGACACTGTCAACTGGGATCACCTATGACAGGGAGAATGTGGAGAGGTGGTTTGAAGAAGGGAACATCACATGTCCTGTTACCAACCAGGTTGTGAGGAACTTTGACATGATTCCAAACCATTCTCTCAGGATAATGGTCCAAGATTGGTGTGTGGAGAATAGGCAACATGGGGTGGAGAGGATTCCAACACCAAGGATACCGATTAGCCCAATTGAGGTTGCTGAGCTTCTGATGCAAGTGAAGGACTCAGCAAGGGTTTTGGACCAATATGGTTGCCTTGAATTGCTGCAGAGGATGAAGAAGTGGGGTGGGGAGAGTGAGAGGAACAAGAGATGCATAGTGGATAATGGAGCACCTGTGGCATTGGCTTCGTCCTTTGATGCATTTGCCAATGACTCAGTGGAGAGAAATGTGGTGGTTCTTGAGGAGATTTTGTCAGCTCTGAATTGGATGTTTCCACTTCAATTGGAGGCACACAAGTCCTTGGGATCTCTGGCTTCTCTGAGTTGCATGGTTTGGTTCTTGAAGCACCAAGATCTCTCAGGGAAAGAGAAGTCCATTGTGGCATTGAAGGAGCTTCTTTCCTTTGGTGATGTGCAGCATGTTGAGGCCTTGTCACAAATTGAAGGGGTGAATGAGCTCTTGGTGGAGTTAATCAACAAGAGGGTTAGCTCAACCATCACAAAGGCCTCATTGAGGGTGGTTTGGTACTTGGTCTCATCCTCTTCCAATTCCAGTGAGAAGATGAAATTGGCATTTGTTGAATTGGGTTTGGTTTCTTCTTTGCTTGACATTCTCATTGACTCAGACAAAAGCAGGTATGAGAAGGCTTTGGCCATTTTGGACTCTCTGTGCAGCTGTGAAGAAGGAAGGAACAAAGCTTGTGGGAATGACCTAACAATTCCTCTTTTGGTGAAGAAAATCCTTAGAATTTCACCTTTGACCACAGATTATTCTGTGTCTGCCCTTTGGAAGGTGTGCAAGTTTGGAGAAAAAGATGAAGGAAGAACCCTTCTTGAGGCCCTTCAAGTTGGTGCCTTTCAGAAGCTCTTGTTGGTGTTGCAAGTTGGTTGTGGTGATGAGACTAAGGAGAAAGCAACAGAACTTCTGAAATTGATGAATCCTTACAGGGCTGAATTGGAATGCATAGACTCAGATTACAAGAATGTTAAGAGATCATTTTAA
- the LOC137837912 gene encoding uncharacterized protein has product MALQWLILTYVVAAEAAVAILLTLPTPKLLRNRFASLVSLILQPALFIVPFAGFHLLDIYWKNEHRLMCTSDVCTAAERDRYEKSIYKAQRNVILCITSILLYWSISRICKYQKDVESMEEVEKRYKSQ; this is encoded by the exons ATGGCATTGCAGTGGTTGATACTCACATATGTGGTCGCGGCTGAGGCTGCGGTGGCCATTCTGCTAACGCTGCCGACACCCAAACTCCTCAGGAACCGTTTCGCTTCTCTCGTTTCCCTCATTCTTCAACCAGCGCTTTTCATCGTCCCCTTTGCGGGGTTCCACCTCCTAG ATATATACTGGAAGAATGAGCATCGGTTGATGTGTACCTCTGATGTCTGCACGGCTGCAGAGAGAGATCGATACGAGAAATCT ATATACAAAGCTCAGAGGAATGTAATACTGTGCATTACATCAATTCTCCTTTACTG GTCTATCAGCCGTATTTGCAAGTATCAGAAGGACGTGGAGAGTATGGAGGAAGTGGAGAAGAGATACAAGTCCCAGTAG